From a single Ciconia boyciana chromosome 4, ASM3463844v1, whole genome shotgun sequence genomic region:
- the LOC140651021 gene encoding uncharacterized protein — MLLLLSLLPLLLLLQILLLLLLPHDNCFPRLSRYQPQMLKVRVLPFALGYWFT; from the coding sequence ATGCTGCTGCTACTGTCACTTCTGccgctgctgctgttgttacagattttgcttttgctccTTCTACCGCATGACAATTGTTTTCCTCGTCTAAGCAGATACCAGCCTCAGATGCTCAAGGTGAGAGTCTTGCCTTTCGCTCTGGGCTATTGGTTCACTTAA